In Nitrospira sp., a single window of DNA contains:
- a CDS encoding ABC transporter permease has protein sequence MRRLAHFIREALVNIRLNWTTTVIAVATTAFTLACFGVFLLLYLNLRAVATSLQSDFKVVVYVQESVPAQGVAQLQSLLKADPGVQVVSYVSKEQALADFRAQFPADSHLLQGLGENPLPASFVVSLSPSLRSPDAVRRWAERVKSVPGVEQVQYSRDWIDNLTAIVGYLELVAVGIGTVLSAASATIIASTIRLTLYARREEIEIMRLIGATSSFIRIPYLIEGTMLGMMGSAVALAILKGGFELFKVRLGMPGRFLGIDSGVQFFSGQVVGLIAAAGLILGFIGSLVSALDLEKAK, from the coding sequence GTGAGGCGGTTGGCACATTTCATACGGGAAGCGCTGGTGAACATCCGGCTGAACTGGACGACGACTGTGATCGCCGTCGCCACGACCGCGTTTACGCTGGCCTGCTTCGGCGTGTTTCTCCTGCTCTATTTGAACCTGCGCGCGGTTGCGACCTCGCTGCAAAGCGATTTCAAAGTGGTGGTCTATGTGCAGGAAAGCGTGCCGGCGCAAGGGGTTGCCCAACTGCAGAGTCTGCTCAAGGCCGATCCAGGCGTGCAAGTGGTGTCGTACGTTTCGAAGGAGCAGGCGCTTGCTGATTTTCGCGCGCAGTTCCCCGCAGATTCGCATCTTTTGCAGGGGCTGGGGGAGAATCCGTTGCCCGCGTCCTTTGTCGTGTCGCTAAGCCCCTCGTTGCGCTCGCCTGACGCGGTGCGGCGCTGGGCTGAGCGCGTGAAGTCCGTGCCGGGGGTGGAGCAAGTGCAATACAGCCGCGACTGGATCGACAATCTGACGGCGATCGTCGGTTATCTAGAGCTCGTGGCGGTGGGTATCGGTACGGTCCTGTCGGCGGCGTCGGCGACAATCATCGCGAGCACGATCCGGCTCACGCTCTATGCCCGGCGCGAGGAAATCGAGATCATGCGCCTCATCGGTGCGACCAGCAGCTTCATCAGGATTCCCTATCTGATTGAAGGAACCATGCTGGGTATGATGGGAAGCGCCGTGGCGCTGGCGATTTTGAAAGGTGGCTTCGAGCTGTTCAAGGTCCGGCTCGGCATGCCGGGACGGTTTCTCGGCATCGATTCGGGCGTGCAGTTTTTCTCTGGCCAGGTTGTGGGGCTGATTGCCGCGGCTGGGCTGATCCTTGGATTTATTGGCAGCTTGGTGTCGGCGTTGGATTTGGAGAAGGCCAAGTGA
- a CDS encoding S41 family peptidase, producing MEQGQSRRTWWLIAVMTLCLGVLIGKGWERTGHATETYEELKTFAEVLSQIQKHYVDEVKIKSLVQGAMRGMLSTLDPHSAYMTPEMYKEIQVETKGEFGGVGIQIGVKENRLAVIAPIEGTPAYKAGIKAGDFIIKVDDEPTKDMTLLDAVQRMRGLKGTSVTLTVQREGTLDPLVFPLVRATIKIESVRFKAIDNTIGYIRLTQFQEASGRDLAKALKQFHEQKLQSLVLDLRNNPGGLLTAAVEVSEQFVGNSKLIVYIKGRDGRKDEYFSKTKDALDDYPMIVMVNEGSASASEIVAGALQDWGRAVVLGTTSFGKGSVQTILPLSDGSGLRLTTAKYYTPKGRSIQSTGITPDITVKSQPAVTAKVGDKDAKDGEAKAKVPASKDVPPAKSDKDVAPKSTGAPADFGEVPIEEDAQLQKAVELLKTWKIFKELKPTGASAPTQAQS from the coding sequence ATGGAACAGGGGCAATCGCGGCGCACTTGGTGGTTGATCGCAGTCATGACGCTGTGTCTCGGCGTGCTTATTGGCAAGGGGTGGGAGCGGACGGGCCACGCGACTGAGACCTACGAAGAGCTCAAAACCTTCGCTGAAGTGCTGAGCCAAATCCAGAAACACTATGTGGACGAGGTGAAGATCAAGAGTCTTGTCCAGGGCGCGATGCGCGGCATGCTCTCCACGCTGGATCCGCACTCCGCGTATATGACGCCGGAGATGTACAAGGAGATTCAGGTCGAGACCAAAGGCGAGTTCGGCGGTGTGGGCATCCAGATCGGCGTGAAGGAGAATCGCCTCGCGGTGATCGCGCCGATTGAGGGCACGCCGGCCTACAAGGCGGGTATCAAGGCCGGTGACTTCATCATCAAGGTGGATGACGAACCGACTAAGGACATGACGCTGCTGGACGCCGTACAGCGTATGCGAGGGCTGAAGGGGACGAGTGTCACGCTGACCGTGCAGCGGGAAGGTACACTCGATCCGCTCGTGTTTCCGCTCGTCCGCGCCACCATCAAGATCGAGAGTGTGCGGTTTAAGGCCATCGACAACACGATTGGCTACATCCGGCTGACGCAATTCCAGGAGGCCTCTGGGCGGGATCTCGCTAAGGCGCTCAAGCAGTTTCACGAGCAAAAGTTGCAGTCGCTGGTGCTGGATCTGCGCAATAATCCTGGCGGGCTCCTGACGGCGGCGGTGGAAGTCTCGGAGCAGTTTGTCGGCAACAGCAAGCTGATCGTCTACATCAAGGGACGAGACGGACGGAAGGATGAGTATTTCTCCAAGACAAAGGATGCGCTCGATGACTATCCGATGATCGTGATGGTTAACGAGGGCTCAGCCAGCGCATCGGAAATCGTCGCCGGCGCGCTGCAAGACTGGGGACGGGCGGTGGTGCTCGGGACAACCTCCTTCGGGAAGGGGTCCGTGCAGACGATCCTTCCCCTATCAGACGGATCAGGTCTCCGGCTGACGACGGCCAAATACTACACGCCTAAGGGGCGATCCATTCAATCTACGGGCATTACGCCGGACATCACGGTCAAGTCGCAACCGGCCGTCACAGCTAAGGTGGGCGACAAGGATGCCAAGGACGGTGAGGCCAAGGCAAAGGTGCCAGCTTCAAAAGACGTGCCGCCAGCCAAGTCGGACAAGGATGTCGCGCCGAAGAGCACCGGCGCGCCGGCCGATTTCGGTGAGGTCCCGATCGAGGAAGATGCCCAGCTTCAAAAAGCGGTCGAGCTGCTCAAGACGTGGAAGATCTTTAAGGAGCTCAAGCCGACGGGTGCGTCAGCGCCCACACAGGCACAATCCTGA
- a CDS encoding histidinol-phosphatase, whose product MLERNRQVADLFHAFADTLAAENANPHRVRAYRRAAVTLLSLTEDVAAVARRGELQSLPGIGRDLSAKIEEFLATGTILSQSAPAVPLPPEVAAWAKLPGLSESLVQYLYGGLGIRTLDDLETLVRSHLLRTLPGATITEPSLLAAIKALRQHELE is encoded by the coding sequence ATGTTGGAACGAAATCGCCAAGTTGCCGACCTATTTCACGCTTTCGCGGATACGCTGGCGGCAGAGAATGCCAACCCACACCGTGTCCGTGCCTATCGGCGTGCGGCAGTGACCCTACTCAGTCTCACCGAGGATGTGGCCGCTGTGGCGAGGCGGGGTGAACTGCAATCACTGCCCGGAATCGGACGGGACTTGTCGGCCAAAATCGAAGAGTTTCTGGCAACGGGCACCATCCTAAGCCAGAGCGCGCCGGCCGTACCACTGCCACCTGAGGTGGCTGCCTGGGCCAAGCTGCCAGGCCTGTCCGAAAGTCTTGTCCAGTATCTCTACGGAGGGCTGGGCATTCGCACGCTCGACGACCTGGAAACACTGGTGCGCTCACACCTGCTCCGCACCCTGCCCGGGGCCACAATCACAGAGCCGTCGCTGTTAGCGGCGATTAAGGCCTTGCGCCAGCATGAACTCGAGTGA
- the thiS gene encoding sulfur carrier protein ThiS, with the protein MHVQVNGESRTLAAGLTVAGLLKELDITSDRVAVELNRNILDRGEFERRSLQEGDHIEIISFIGGGGH; encoded by the coding sequence ATGCACGTCCAGGTAAACGGAGAATCGCGTACGCTGGCAGCCGGCCTGACGGTGGCGGGCCTGCTCAAGGAACTCGACATCACATCGGACCGCGTAGCGGTAGAGTTGAATCGGAATATTCTGGATCGTGGCGAGTTCGAACGGCGCAGCCTACAGGAGGGCGACCACATCGAAATCATCAGTTTTATCGGGGGAGGCGGTCACTAA